A window of Cheilinus undulatus linkage group 1, ASM1832078v1, whole genome shotgun sequence contains these coding sequences:
- the mpc1 gene encoding mitochondrial pyruvate carrier 1 translates to MAGTIARKAIDHLKSKEFREYLMSTHFWGPVANWGLPIAAITDMKKSPEIISGRMTFALCCYSLLFMRFAYKVQPRNWLLFACHLTNESAQLVQASRLIKYNMEKKMKS, encoded by the exons ATGGCAGGGACAATTGCACGGAAAGCCATTGACCATCTCAAGAGCAAAGAGTTCAGGGAATATTTGATGAG cacA CATTTCTGGGGTCCTGTCGCAAACTGGGGTCTTCCTATAGCTGCCATCACAGACATGAAGAAGAGCCCTGAGATTATCAGTGGCAGGATGACCTTCG CTCTGTGCTGCTATTCACTTCTCTTCATGAGGTTTGCCTATAAAGTGCAGCCACGCAACTGGCTTCTGTTTGCCTGCCATCTTACCAACGAGTCAGCACAGCTGGTTCAGGCGAGTCGCCTCATAAAATACAA CATGGAGAAGAAGATGAAATCTTAA